One window of the Eschrichtius robustus isolate mEscRob2 chromosome 13, mEscRob2.pri, whole genome shotgun sequence genome contains the following:
- the CMAS gene encoding N-acylneuraminate cytidylyltransferase, whose translation MDSVEKGAATSVSNPRGRPSRGRPPKLQRNSRGGQGRGVEKPPHLAALILARGGSKGIPLKNIKHLAGVPLIGWVLRAALDSGVFQSVWVSTDHDEIENVAKQFGAQVHRRSSEASKDSSTSLDAIIEFLNYHNEVDIVGNIQATSPCLHPTDLQKVAEMIREEGYDSVFSVVRRHQFRWGEIQKGVREMTEPLNLNPAKRPRRQDWDGELYENGSFYFAKRHLIEMGYLQGGKMAYYEMRAEHSVDIDVDIDWPIAEQRVLRFGYFGKEKLKEIKLFVCNIDGCLTNGHIYVSGDQKEIISYDVKDAIGISLLKKSGIEVRLISERACSKQTLSSLKLDCKMEVSVPDKLAVVDEWRKEMGLCWKEVAYLGNEVSDEECLKKAGLSGVPADACAAAQKAVGYICKSNGGRGALREFAEHVFLLMEKVINSCQK comes from the exons ATGGACTCGGTGGAGAAGGGGGCAGCCACCTCCGTCTCCAACCCGCGGGGGCGGCCCTCCCGGGGTCGGCCGCCAAAGCTGCAGCGCAACTCCCGCGGCGGCCAGGGCCGAGGTGtggagaagcccccgcacctggCGGCCCTAATCCTGGCCCGCGGCGGCAGCAAGGGCATCCCCCTGAAGAACATTAAGCACCTGGCGGGGGTCCCGCTCATTGGCTGGGTCCTGCGTGCGGCCCTGGACTCGGGGGTCTTCCAGAG TGTTTGGGTTTCAACAGACCATGATGAAATTGAGAATGTGGCCAAACAATTTGGTGCACAAGTTCATCGAAGAAGTTCTGAAGCTTCAAAAGACAGTTCTACCTCACTAGATGCCATCATAGAATTTCTTAATTATCACAATG agGTTGACATTGTAGGAAATATTCAAGCTACTTCTCCGTGTTTACATCCTACTGATCTTCAGAAAGTTGCAGAAATGATTCGAGAAGAAGGATAtgattctgttttctctgttgtgagaCGCCATCAGTTTCGATGGGGTGAAATTCAGAAAGGAG TTCGTGAAATGACTGAGCCTCTGAATTTGAATCCAGCTAAACGACCTCGTCGACAAGACTGGGATGGAGAATTATATGAAAATGGCTCGTTTTATTTTGCTAAAAGACATTTGATAGAGATGGGTTACTTACAG GGTGGGAAAATGGCGTACTACGAGATGCGAGCCGAGCACAGTGTGGACATAGATGTGGACATTGACTGGCCTATTGCAGAACAAAGAGTATTAAG ATTTGGCTATTTTGGCAAAGAGAAGCTGAAGGAGATAAAACTTTTCGTTTGCAATATTGATGGATGTCTAACCAATGGCCACATTTATGTATCAGGAgaccaaaaagaaataatatcttATGATGTAAAAGATGCTATTGGGATAAGTTTATTAAAGAAAAGTGGTATTGAG gtgAGGTTAATCTCAGAAAGGGCCTGTTCAAAGCAGACTCTCTCCTCCTTAAAACTGGATTGCAAAATGGAAGTCAGTGTACCAGACAAGCTTGCAGTTGTAGatgaatggagaaaagaaatgggCCTGTGCTGGAAAGAAGTGGCATATCTTG GAAATGAAGTGTCTGATGAGGAGTGCTTGAAGAAAGCGGGCCTCAGTGGCGTTCCTGCTGATGCCTGTGCCGCTGCCCAGAAGGCTGTTGGATATATTTGCAAAAGCAATGGTGGCCGTGGTGCCCTCCGAGAGTTTGCAGAGCACGTTTTCCTACTAATGGAAAAGGTTATTAATTCATGCCAAAAATAG